The following coding sequences are from one Microbulbifer sp. TB1203 window:
- a CDS encoding acyl-CoA desaturase, translating to MNAVSETPQPATPPRLWVTTILFASTALAALILVPLYGVLYGYHWYQWLAFAVYGALCGLSITAGYHRLWSHRTYEAHWSLRLFFALFGAAALQNSALVWCSGHRRHHRHVDDNERDPYSANRGFWFSHIGWMLRDYPSGQEDFDNAKDLQRDKIVMFQHNHYVPLTLAMNLGLPLLLGWLTGDIVAMLLLAGVLRIVVNHHTTFFINSLAHMWGRRPYTDENTARDNDLLAFLTFGEGYHNYHHIFQTDYRNGIRWYHWDPTKWLIRTASWLGLAHNLKTVPAMRIQRAMLTMQFKRAERKLEESNHRDSWRQLVEKEAQQFSAALAEWKELQAQRYENARERLLARWESAAIRTRVKELEYSLKMQRKRLNIMMEQFHLCPAQVA from the coding sequence ATGAATGCAGTATCCGAGACCCCGCAGCCCGCGACGCCGCCGCGCCTGTGGGTCACCACCATCCTGTTTGCCAGCACAGCCCTGGCGGCGCTGATCCTCGTGCCGCTGTATGGCGTGCTCTACGGCTATCACTGGTACCAGTGGCTGGCCTTCGCCGTCTATGGCGCCCTGTGTGGTCTCTCCATCACCGCCGGCTACCACCGTCTGTGGTCGCACCGCACCTATGAGGCCCACTGGTCCCTGCGGCTGTTTTTTGCCCTGTTTGGGGCCGCTGCGCTGCAGAACAGCGCGCTGGTCTGGTGTTCCGGCCACCGCCGCCATCACCGCCACGTGGACGACAACGAGCGCGATCCCTACTCTGCCAACCGCGGTTTCTGGTTTTCCCATATCGGTTGGATGCTGCGGGACTACCCCAGCGGCCAAGAGGATTTCGACAACGCCAAGGACCTGCAGCGGGACAAGATCGTGATGTTCCAGCACAACCACTATGTCCCCTTGACTCTGGCCATGAACCTGGGCCTGCCGCTGCTGCTGGGATGGCTCACCGGCGATATCGTCGCCATGCTGTTGTTGGCCGGCGTGTTGCGCATCGTGGTCAATCATCACACCACCTTCTTTATCAACTCCCTGGCCCACATGTGGGGCCGCCGTCCCTACACCGATGAGAACACCGCGCGGGACAACGACCTGCTGGCGTTCCTCACCTTCGGCGAGGGATACCACAACTACCACCACATCTTTCAGACCGATTACCGCAACGGCATCCGCTGGTACCACTGGGACCCCACCAAGTGGCTGATCAGAACCGCGAGCTGGCTGGGCCTGGCACACAACCTGAAGACGGTGCCGGCGATGCGTATCCAGCGCGCCATGCTCACCATGCAGTTCAAGCGCGCGGAGCGGAAACTGGAGGAATCCAATCATCGGGACAGCTGGCGCCAACTGGTGGAAAAGGAAGCCCAGCAGTTTTCCGCGGCCCTGGCGGAGTGGAAGGAGCTGCAGGCCCAGCGCTACGAAAATGCCCGCGAGCGCCTGCTGGCCAGATGGGAGAGTGCGGCGATCCGCACCCGGGTGAAGGAACTGGAATACAGCCTGAAAATGCAGCGCAAACGGCTGAATATTATGATGGAGCAGTTCCACCTGTGTCCGGCGCAGGTGGCGTGA
- a CDS encoding TonB-dependent receptor domain-containing protein, translating to MNKSNPDLFKMSALALAVSSTLGVGAPAFSQEDAYQIMEEVAVTGSRGRPRTVSDSPVPVDVFNSDTIEEVAYTDTNDVLKTLVPSYNVSRQPINDGSTFIRPAQLRGMPTDKTLVLVNSKRRHRAALVEIGGAGTQGPDIATIPTAALKSVEVLRDGAAAQYGSDAIAGVINFILKDNSEGGSLTVEGGDYSEGDGAQTTIQGNWGLALGANGFLSLSGEWSEADATERGEQYCEPWFCLDQSNPVYDSTASYTAYTEDEDFMAATAGANVGPGDHVQPWGQPNSEATRLFFNSGYELGANSEFYAFGNYSRSEADGSFYYRYPGNGTIEDLREADGSIYSPLEKFPGGFTPRFFGEVYDYSLVAGWRGEFGSGLSYDFSARSGNSEVEYTLVNTVNPSMGPDSPTSFRPGDLINEEMQVQADFSYEIGTDAVGPVLLAFGASYLDESYEIVEGEETSYVAGPYAVTDPWDLCNDDGTATVAGLSAIGSGSSLNCADPEDPVYQVVGVGSNGFPGYSPEYSGTYSRDSYAAYLDISADVTDRLFLQGALRYEDYSDFDSEVVGKLAGKLSINENFGIRSSIGTGFRAPTPGQQGTTNVSTRLPNGLPVATGLFPASSDVALALGSSPLEPETSTNYTLGFTSSLGELDVTVDFYHIAIEDRTYAISTLDVSTDPSAGDAYNNYLALVGAGVSGAETIGGVFYFANAFDTVTEGVDIVATYPLDWSNGSSTTLTASLNYNTTEFDSDPSEFLNEEDQFDFENLNPNWRGVFTARHSFGDLSLMARANYYGSYENSNAADDGLAVQEFDPVVMVDIEGSYQFNEMYSLAVGGRNIFDEYPEKDELDDYCCGASYPTDTAVSWQGSFYYLRLNADF from the coding sequence ATGAATAAGTCCAATCCCGATCTGTTCAAAATGAGTGCCCTGGCACTCGCCGTGAGTTCCACTCTGGGCGTGGGGGCGCCCGCTTTCTCCCAAGAAGATGCCTATCAGATCATGGAAGAGGTCGCTGTAACCGGCAGCCGGGGGCGGCCCAGGACGGTTTCCGATTCCCCCGTGCCGGTGGATGTTTTCAACAGCGATACGATCGAGGAGGTGGCCTATACGGATACCAACGATGTCCTCAAGACCCTGGTCCCTTCCTACAACGTTTCACGGCAGCCGATCAACGACGGCAGCACTTTTATCCGCCCCGCCCAGTTGCGGGGCATGCCCACGGACAAGACCCTGGTGCTGGTGAATTCCAAGCGTCGGCACCGGGCCGCATTGGTGGAGATCGGCGGGGCCGGCACACAGGGGCCGGATATAGCCACTATTCCCACCGCCGCGCTCAAAAGCGTGGAGGTCCTGAGGGACGGCGCCGCGGCCCAGTACGGCTCGGATGCCATTGCCGGGGTGATCAATTTTATCCTCAAAGACAACAGCGAGGGCGGCAGTCTCACCGTGGAGGGCGGGGACTACAGCGAGGGTGACGGTGCCCAGACCACAATTCAGGGAAACTGGGGACTAGCGCTCGGCGCCAACGGTTTCCTCAGCCTGTCCGGCGAGTGGTCGGAAGCCGATGCCACAGAGCGCGGCGAGCAGTACTGTGAACCCTGGTTCTGCCTGGATCAGTCCAATCCGGTCTACGACTCCACGGCTTCCTATACGGCCTATACCGAGGACGAGGATTTCATGGCGGCGACCGCCGGTGCGAACGTAGGTCCGGGGGATCATGTGCAGCCGTGGGGCCAGCCGAACAGCGAAGCGACTCGGCTGTTCTTTAACAGCGGCTATGAACTGGGCGCGAATTCCGAATTCTACGCCTTCGGCAACTACTCCAGGAGCGAAGCCGACGGCAGCTTCTATTACCGCTATCCCGGCAATGGGACCATCGAGGATCTGCGCGAGGCGGACGGCTCCATTTACAGCCCCTTGGAAAAGTTTCCCGGTGGATTTACCCCACGCTTTTTTGGCGAGGTCTACGACTACTCGCTGGTGGCCGGATGGCGTGGCGAATTTGGCAGCGGCCTGAGTTACGATTTCAGCGCACGGAGTGGAAACAGCGAAGTCGAATACACCTTGGTCAATACGGTCAACCCATCAATGGGGCCGGATTCCCCCACTTCCTTCCGCCCCGGTGACCTGATCAACGAAGAAATGCAGGTCCAGGCGGATTTCTCCTACGAGATCGGTACCGATGCAGTGGGCCCCGTGCTGCTGGCGTTCGGTGCCAGCTACCTGGATGAGTCCTATGAGATTGTGGAGGGCGAGGAAACCTCCTACGTTGCCGGCCCCTATGCGGTAACAGACCCTTGGGACCTGTGCAACGACGACGGTACCGCGACCGTCGCGGGCCTGAGTGCCATCGGCAGTGGTTCCAGCCTCAACTGTGCCGACCCGGAAGACCCGGTGTACCAGGTGGTGGGTGTGGGCTCCAATGGATTCCCCGGCTACTCCCCGGAGTACTCCGGTACCTATTCGCGGGATTCCTACGCCGCCTACCTGGATATCAGTGCCGATGTGACCGATCGCCTGTTCCTGCAGGGAGCCCTGCGCTACGAGGATTACTCCGATTTCGATTCCGAGGTGGTCGGCAAGCTCGCCGGCAAGTTGAGCATCAACGAAAACTTCGGGATTCGCAGTTCGATCGGCACCGGCTTCCGGGCGCCCACTCCGGGCCAGCAGGGCACCACAAATGTATCCACCCGCCTGCCCAACGGCCTCCCGGTGGCGACCGGCCTGTTCCCGGCCAGCAGCGATGTGGCACTCGCCCTCGGTTCATCGCCATTGGAGCCCGAGACATCCACCAACTATACACTCGGCTTTACCTCCAGCCTGGGCGAGTTGGATGTCACCGTGGATTTCTATCATATCGCCATCGAGGACCGCACCTATGCAATCTCCACCCTGGACGTTTCCACGGATCCGTCGGCGGGGGATGCCTACAACAACTATCTGGCCCTGGTAGGCGCTGGTGTATCCGGAGCCGAAACCATCGGCGGCGTATTCTATTTTGCCAACGCCTTTGACACGGTCACCGAGGGTGTGGACATCGTCGCCACCTATCCGTTGGACTGGAGCAACGGTTCCTCGACCACGCTGACGGCTTCTTTGAACTATAACACTACAGAGTTCGATTCCGACCCCAGTGAATTCCTCAACGAGGAAGACCAGTTCGATTTCGAGAACCTCAACCCGAACTGGCGCGGGGTGTTTACCGCGCGACACTCGTTCGGCGACTTGTCCCTGATGGCCAGGGCCAATTATTACGGCTCCTACGAAAACTCCAATGCTGCGGATGACGGCCTGGCGGTGCAGGAGTTCGATCCGGTGGTGATGGTGGATATCGAGGGCAGCTATCAATTTAACGAGATGTATTCCCTCGCCGTCGGCGGACGCAACATTTTCGACGAATACCCGGAGAAGGACGAACTCGACGATTACTGCTGTGGAGCCTCTTATCCCACCGACACAGCGGTCAGTTGGCAGGGCAGTTTTTACTACCTCAGGCTGAACGCGGATTTTTAG
- a CDS encoding FAD-dependent oxidoreductase — protein sequence MEKFVSRRDFLQLLGLTFGSGALIKTGSALGMLPQATAVAQPDTAQLGRVKRRVAILGGGISGLTAAYELMKAGHEVTVLEASHRAGGRVFTVRHGDLIDEIGNRQYCEFDDEPHLYFNAGAARIPSTHRSVLRYCRELGVELELFINENKTAYFQDDGIMGGRPIRNAEYSTNVRGFLAELFSKSLTQAELDGPFAEGEIESLLEIIRSFGDLSEDLLYKGSLRAGYASGGFLDHGTQKDMIAFRDLMQSEFVQLSLTANEGETGPVLMQPVGGMDMIIKGFLRQLGDRVKYRAPVTAITIKDDGVDVVYGQDGARELLQVDTVFNCIPSHLLTGIPNNFPTEYLQAMEHIRRGRAYKAAFQARTRFWEDEDIYGGITWVNAPIRQIWYPPHGIHKEKGIVLAAYDFVGGMHFTNMTQGQRIEALLQQGEKVHPDYRQQVEKGITIAWHRINHMLGCAARWTESYRALNSTEEAMMATLVQPANGRHYFIGDQVSTHVAWQESAIQSTHRALADFAHRLQSTATHAA from the coding sequence GTGGAAAAATTCGTCAGCCGAAGGGATTTTTTACAGCTTCTGGGCCTCACATTCGGCAGCGGCGCCCTGATAAAGACCGGCTCCGCGCTGGGGATGCTTCCGCAGGCAACCGCTGTCGCCCAACCGGATACCGCGCAACTGGGGAGGGTCAAACGACGGGTAGCCATACTGGGCGGCGGTATTTCCGGACTCACCGCCGCCTATGAGCTGATGAAAGCCGGTCACGAGGTTACCGTTCTGGAAGCTTCCCATCGCGCTGGCGGCCGAGTTTTCACCGTGCGCCACGGCGATCTGATCGATGAGATCGGCAACCGACAGTACTGTGAATTCGACGATGAGCCTCACCTCTATTTCAATGCCGGTGCCGCGCGCATTCCCAGCACTCACCGCAGCGTGTTGCGCTATTGCCGCGAACTTGGGGTCGAGCTGGAACTGTTTATCAACGAGAATAAAACCGCCTACTTCCAGGACGACGGGATCATGGGCGGCAGGCCGATAAGAAATGCCGAATACAGCACTAATGTGCGCGGCTTTCTGGCGGAGCTGTTCTCCAAGTCACTGACACAGGCGGAGCTCGACGGGCCGTTTGCGGAGGGCGAGATCGAATCCCTGCTGGAAATCATCCGTTCCTTCGGCGACCTGAGTGAAGACCTGCTGTACAAGGGCAGTCTCCGCGCGGGTTATGCCAGCGGTGGATTCCTGGACCACGGTACCCAGAAAGATATGATTGCGTTCAGGGATCTGATGCAGTCCGAGTTCGTGCAGTTGTCACTGACGGCTAACGAAGGGGAGACCGGCCCCGTACTGATGCAACCCGTCGGCGGCATGGACATGATTATCAAAGGTTTCCTGCGCCAGCTGGGTGATCGCGTTAAATATCGCGCGCCGGTGACGGCGATCACCATCAAGGACGACGGCGTGGATGTGGTCTACGGCCAGGACGGCGCGCGCGAGCTTTTGCAGGTGGACACTGTGTTCAACTGCATTCCCTCTCACCTGCTGACCGGCATTCCAAACAACTTCCCGACCGAGTACCTGCAGGCCATGGAGCATATCCGCCGCGGTCGGGCCTACAAGGCGGCATTCCAGGCCAGGACCCGTTTCTGGGAGGACGAGGATATCTATGGCGGCATCACCTGGGTCAACGCACCCATCAGGCAGATCTGGTACCCGCCACATGGTATTCATAAGGAAAAAGGCATTGTCCTCGCCGCCTATGACTTTGTCGGCGGAATGCATTTTACCAATATGACCCAGGGGCAGCGCATCGAAGCGCTGTTGCAGCAGGGGGAAAAAGTGCACCCGGATTATCGCCAGCAGGTCGAGAAAGGTATCACCATCGCCTGGCACCGGATCAATCATATGCTGGGTTGTGCCGCCCGCTGGACTGAAAGCTACCGGGCCCTCAACTCCACTGAGGAAGCCATGATGGCGACCCTGGTACAGCCGGCGAACGGGCGGCATTACTTTATCGGCGATCAGGTGAGCACGCATGTCGCCTGGCAGGAAAGTGCGATTCAGTCGACGCACCGCGCCCTGGCCGACTTTGCCCACCGGCTGCAATCCACAGCTACGCACGCGGCCTGA
- a CDS encoding UUP1 family membrane protein: protein MSPRAQVYIIAGLLALMGAGLTIYKNIELGFPLLPGEYRTVWTIEAKVRFTADDGPVKAALTLPREQRNMEVLNESFSSSGYGFNIVSEDDEYRAVWSRRSAFGPQSLFYQLDVHQTPGAALEQPLDLSTQVQKPFLGAREQEAVRLAIYSLVDSARERSSDTETFTTQLLIALGDSRNQDRNLIFGYYKDRSLVDVALVVLSAAEIPAHRIRGLYLEDDRRRLDPEDLLEVYDGERWVVFEPHSGLPGVPKKFFIWQRGGKSLLDVEGGRNSRVTFSVISNDVPAREVAMRSTSREKEALVDFSIYSLPIEQQSIFKLILLVPVGTLVVVLLRVFVGIRTSGTFMPVLLAVAFIETRLFTGLSIFVLILVLGLWVRFYLSRLNLLLVARIAAVVVAVVILMGAISVVSYKLGIEQALTVTFFPMIILAWTIERMSIVWEEDGPYEVVVQAGGSLLVAVLAWWVMTNRYVEHWTFNFPELLLVLLGLILIVGNYTGFRLGELMRFRQLVR from the coding sequence ATGTCGCCGCGCGCTCAGGTTTATATTATCGCTGGGCTGCTTGCGCTTATGGGTGCGGGCCTGACGATTTACAAAAACATTGAATTGGGCTTCCCGCTGCTGCCGGGGGAGTATCGCACCGTCTGGACCATCGAGGCCAAGGTGCGTTTCACCGCCGATGACGGCCCGGTCAAGGCCGCGCTGACCCTGCCGCGGGAACAGCGCAATATGGAAGTGCTGAACGAGAGCTTCAGCTCTTCCGGCTACGGCTTCAATATTGTCAGCGAGGACGACGAGTACCGCGCCGTCTGGTCGCGTCGTTCAGCCTTCGGCCCCCAGTCGCTCTTTTACCAGTTGGACGTTCACCAGACACCGGGGGCGGCGCTGGAGCAACCGCTGGATTTGAGTACCCAGGTACAGAAACCCTTTCTCGGCGCCCGCGAACAGGAGGCGGTGCGTCTCGCCATCTATTCCCTGGTGGACAGCGCGCGGGAGCGCTCCTCGGATACCGAGACCTTTACTACCCAACTGCTCATCGCCCTGGGCGACAGCCGCAACCAGGATCGAAACCTGATCTTCGGCTACTACAAGGACCGCTCCCTGGTGGACGTGGCACTGGTGGTGCTGTCCGCCGCGGAAATACCCGCGCACCGTATCCGCGGCCTCTACCTGGAGGACGACCGCCGGCGCCTGGACCCGGAGGACCTGCTGGAGGTCTACGACGGCGAGCGCTGGGTGGTGTTCGAGCCCCACAGCGGCTTGCCGGGCGTGCCGAAAAAATTCTTTATCTGGCAGCGCGGCGGCAAGAGCCTGCTGGACGTGGAGGGCGGGCGCAATTCCAGAGTGACCTTCTCGGTGATCTCCAACGATGTGCCTGCGCGGGAAGTGGCCATGCGCAGCACCAGCCGGGAGAAGGAAGCGCTGGTGGATTTCTCCATCTACAGTCTACCCATCGAACAGCAGAGCATTTTCAAGCTGATCCTGCTGGTGCCGGTGGGTACGCTGGTAGTGGTGTTACTGCGGGTCTTTGTGGGCATTCGCACTTCCGGCACCTTTATGCCGGTGCTGCTGGCCGTCGCTTTTATCGAGACCCGGCTGTTCACCGGCCTGTCGATCTTTGTTTTGATCCTGGTGCTGGGGCTGTGGGTGCGCTTCTACCTCAGTCGGCTCAATTTGCTGTTGGTAGCCCGGATCGCCGCGGTGGTGGTCGCGGTGGTGATACTGATGGGCGCCATCAGCGTGGTGAGCTACAAGCTGGGCATCGAGCAGGCGCTCACGGTGACCTTCTTCCCGATGATTATTCTGGCCTGGACCATCGAGCGCATGTCCATCGTGTGGGAGGAGGACGGCCCCTACGAAGTGGTGGTGCAGGCGGGCGGCAGCCTGCTGGTGGCGGTGCTCGCCTGGTGGGTGATGACCAACCGCTACGTGGAGCACTGGACCTTCAACTTCCCGGAACTGTTGCTGGTGCTGCTGGGTCTGATCCTGATAGTGGGCAACTACACCGGCTTCCGCCTCGGGGAACTGATGCGGTTCCGGCAATTGGTACGGTAG
- a CDS encoding Rid family hydrolase, protein MKKIVGSLLLSCLFSAGVHAAEIKREGEGKLFYKTISIPAGAETLYLSGSGASPEEDGSWGDMEAQAISTFEKFKETLESQGWSMSDIVQVRAFAVAGPDGKLDFAGFNRGYQKFFGTEENPQKPVRSFVQIAGLVVDGWLVEIEIRAARVPD, encoded by the coding sequence ATGAAAAAAATAGTGGGTTCTCTGCTTCTGTCGTGTTTATTCAGCGCCGGAGTACACGCGGCGGAGATAAAGAGGGAGGGAGAGGGAAAGCTTTTCTACAAGACCATTTCCATCCCGGCGGGCGCCGAGACCCTCTACCTGAGCGGCTCCGGTGCCTCGCCCGAAGAGGATGGCAGCTGGGGGGATATGGAGGCGCAGGCGATCAGCACCTTCGAGAAATTCAAAGAGACACTGGAGAGCCAGGGCTGGTCCATGTCCGATATCGTGCAGGTGCGCGCCTTTGCGGTTGCCGGCCCGGACGGCAAGCTAGATTTTGCCGGCTTCAACCGCGGCTACCAGAAATTTTTTGGGACGGAAGAAAACCCGCAAAAGCCGGTGCGGTCCTTCGTTCAGATTGCGGGTTTGGTGGTCGATGGCTGGCTGGTGGAAATAGAGATTCGCGCTGCGCGTGTACCGGACTAA
- a CDS encoding winged helix-turn-helix domain-containing protein, with protein MKGNNPGIDFYIGSFGISADRCILVGSHNEETKLTPKNMGVLIYLAENADRVISSDELLNKFWSPVASDHAVHKAIADLRSALGDNVRRQTYIKTLPRRGYKLLHAPSPISPASASEDNGKHLATMGKRVIEFGDYFAVGLSAALVLAVFGWLMREPASKKNTDVITVGIERFTHEGNVSSVDRVLNDGLTSNLADRLSKSKRLKIISISGSRREQPPPGTDHLVRGNLLQDDDRLRVLVHLVRSSDGLFEYSEKFDFEISEQSLFAIQDYIASSAAFNIATALDIEQDDNGKVPEYSLNAANSATYEQFAKGDSKAAGQ; from the coding sequence ATGAAAGGCAATAATCCCGGGATAGATTTTTATATCGGCTCCTTCGGTATATCGGCTGATCGCTGCATCCTTGTGGGGAGCCATAATGAAGAGACCAAACTCACCCCCAAGAATATGGGGGTCCTGATTTATCTCGCGGAAAACGCCGATCGGGTAATCAGCAGTGATGAGCTGTTAAATAAATTCTGGAGCCCGGTTGCCTCGGACCACGCGGTGCACAAGGCGATAGCGGATTTACGCAGCGCCCTGGGCGACAATGTGCGTCGCCAGACCTATATCAAAACCCTTCCGCGACGAGGGTACAAACTCCTCCACGCACCCAGTCCCATATCTCCCGCATCCGCCTCTGAGGACAACGGAAAACACTTGGCCACTATGGGTAAACGGGTAATCGAATTCGGCGACTACTTCGCTGTCGGCTTGAGCGCGGCACTGGTGTTGGCAGTTTTTGGGTGGCTGATGAGGGAACCGGCATCGAAGAAAAATACGGATGTCATTACGGTGGGAATAGAACGGTTTACACACGAGGGAAATGTGTCCTCGGTGGACCGCGTTCTCAACGATGGATTGACCAGTAATCTGGCTGACCGGCTCTCGAAATCGAAGCGGCTGAAAATCATTTCCATCAGCGGGAGCAGGCGCGAACAGCCTCCTCCCGGGACCGACCACCTTGTCAGGGGCAACCTTTTACAGGACGATGACCGCCTTCGCGTGCTGGTGCACCTGGTTCGAAGCTCTGACGGCTTATTCGAATACTCTGAAAAATTTGATTTTGAAATATCGGAGCAGAGCCTGTTTGCGATACAGGACTACATTGCCTCCAGCGCCGCATTCAATATTGCAACGGCGCTGGATATCGAGCAGGACGACAACGGGAAAGTCCCGGAATACAGCCTGAACGCCGCGAATTCGGCAACCTATGAACAGTTCGCGAAAGGCGACTCCAAAGCTGCGGGCCAATAA
- a CDS encoding alpha-L-glutamate ligase-like protein, giving the protein MGQVSISQIFGKLRGGFVSPLLLRRMGVLGMNARNVNYIARYNDRDKFPVVDDKLSTKRAAARYGIAVPDLIAAFDTQPSRRRVMEVIEPLWQFVIKPARGSGGKGILVIAGRNGDKYVKTSGAEVTALDILRHVSNIHSGLYSLGGKPDRVMVEALVDFDPVFDNYSFEGVPDIRVIVFRGFPVMAMLRCSTHASDGKANLHQGAVGVGIDLASGRSCHAVQRGLRVSQHPDTQMPFGELVVPGWRDLVRLAASCYEMTGLGYLGCDIVLDRKRGPLLLEANARPGLAIQIANGVGLRKRLQHIESLDVEQLEKNVEERVAYSMNQFAAKGSD; this is encoded by the coding sequence ATGGGTCAGGTCTCGATATCGCAAATCTTCGGCAAGCTGCGCGGCGGTTTCGTCTCGCCGCTGTTGTTGCGGCGTATGGGTGTGCTGGGCATGAACGCGCGCAATGTGAACTATATCGCCCGCTATAACGACCGCGACAAATTCCCGGTGGTGGACGACAAACTCAGTACCAAACGCGCCGCGGCGCGTTACGGTATCGCGGTGCCGGACCTGATCGCCGCTTTCGACACCCAGCCCAGCCGTCGGCGGGTGATGGAAGTGATCGAGCCCCTGTGGCAGTTCGTGATCAAGCCGGCGAGGGGCTCCGGCGGCAAGGGAATCCTGGTGATCGCCGGACGCAATGGCGATAAATACGTGAAAACTTCCGGCGCGGAAGTGACCGCGTTGGATATCCTGCGCCACGTGAGCAATATTCACAGCGGCCTCTACAGCCTGGGCGGCAAGCCGGACCGGGTGATGGTCGAGGCACTGGTGGATTTCGATCCGGTGTTCGACAACTACTCCTTCGAGGGGGTGCCGGATATCCGCGTGATCGTCTTCCGCGGTTTTCCGGTAATGGCCATGCTGCGCTGCTCAACCCACGCCTCCGACGGCAAGGCCAACCTGCACCAAGGGGCCGTGGGGGTGGGCATCGACCTTGCCAGCGGCAGATCCTGTCACGCGGTACAGCGCGGCCTGCGGGTTTCCCAACACCCGGACACACAGATGCCGTTCGGCGAACTGGTGGTGCCTGGCTGGCGCGATCTGGTGCGGCTTGCCGCGAGCTGCTATGAAATGACCGGCTTGGGTTACCTGGGTTGCGACATAGTGCTGGACCGCAAGCGGGGTCCGCTGCTGCTGGAGGCCAATGCCCGCCCGGGATTGGCGATCCAGATCGCCAACGGCGTGGGTTTGCGCAAGCGGCTGCAGCATATCGAAAGCCTTGACGTGGAACAGCTGGAAAAAAATGTAGAGGAGCGGGTGGCCTATTCCATGAACCAGTTTGCCGCCAAGGGGAGCGATTAG
- a CDS encoding c-type cytochrome has translation MTTRLFTSALCLIGLMSGPLIAAEPVQPQAPYDHRYCTTCHGVDGRGNIGVRAPRLAGMEPWYLKRQLEMFRAGVRGKHPKDTEGLAMQPMAAKLSDEHIADIVTWAGGWSVQSAQGTLQGDVAAGEKLYRTCAVCHGAGAGGNEALGAPALVGQSDWYLLTQLRNFKNAYRGGHPKDTYGAQMRAAVQALPDDKAMVDVISYINQLEPVIKPSEKVGM, from the coding sequence ATGACCACCAGACTGTTTACCTCAGCGCTGTGTTTGATCGGCCTGATGTCCGGGCCGCTTATTGCGGCTGAGCCGGTTCAGCCGCAGGCCCCTTACGACCATCGGTATTGCACCACATGTCACGGTGTCGATGGGCGGGGCAACATCGGGGTGCGCGCTCCTCGACTGGCCGGTATGGAGCCCTGGTATTTGAAGCGGCAGCTGGAAATGTTCCGCGCGGGTGTGCGAGGGAAGCACCCGAAGGACACAGAGGGGCTGGCTATGCAGCCCATGGCGGCCAAGCTGTCGGACGAGCATATCGCGGATATTGTCACCTGGGCCGGAGGGTGGTCCGTACAGTCTGCGCAGGGCACCCTGCAGGGTGACGTGGCAGCGGGGGAAAAACTCTACAGGACTTGTGCCGTCTGCCACGGCGCCGGGGCCGGCGGCAACGAGGCGCTGGGCGCTCCGGCCCTGGTGGGGCAGAGTGACTGGTACCTGCTGACCCAGCTCAGGAATTTCAAAAATGCCTATCGGGGCGGCCACCCCAAGGATACTTACGGCGCACAGATGCGCGCTGCGGTACAGGCCTTGCCAGACGACAAAGCCATGGTCGACGTGATCAGTTATATCAATCAGCTCGAGCCAGTTATCAAACCAAGCGAAAAGGTAGGTATGTAA
- a CDS encoding RimK/LysX family protein, with amino-acid sequence MRIFPILSLLLASQLLVGCEMLQRQAPGRQAPAAEPATGEAATDIPEAQCPPPVELACAEPEVKVVERIIERTRERLVEVPVAKDKLVLGSVETVAIEPGGLRLRSLVDTSAPTSSLSAQKLTPFERDGKDWIRFELTDPDEKKAEPVTIELPVKRFVRVTRPGFDSQRRPVVEMSLTVGEVTHMVEVNLTDRGASDYPLLVGRNFLKDAAVVDVSRQHVQGRPRDRSYK; translated from the coding sequence ATGCGGATTTTTCCCATTTTGTCGCTGTTGCTGGCCTCCCAGTTGCTGGTGGGCTGTGAAATGTTGCAGCGTCAGGCACCCGGGAGACAGGCTCCGGCGGCCGAGCCGGCCACAGGCGAAGCCGCCACCGATATCCCGGAGGCGCAGTGCCCGCCCCCGGTGGAGCTGGCCTGCGCCGAGCCGGAAGTCAAAGTGGTCGAGCGCATTATCGAACGCACCCGGGAAAGGCTGGTCGAAGTGCCGGTGGCAAAAGACAAGCTGGTGCTCGGGTCGGTGGAAACCGTGGCTATAGAGCCCGGTGGCCTGCGCCTGCGCTCGCTGGTCGATACCAGTGCTCCCACATCCTCCCTCAGCGCGCAGAAGCTGACGCCCTTCGAGCGGGACGGCAAGGACTGGATTCGTTTCGAACTGACGGACCCGGACGAGAAAAAGGCGGAGCCGGTGACGATCGAGCTGCCGGTCAAGCGTTTTGTGCGCGTGACGCGCCCGGGCTTCGACAGCCAGCGGCGGCCGGTGGTGGAGATGAGCCTCACCGTGGGCGAGGTCACCCATATGGTGGAGGTCAACCTGACCGATCGCGGCGCTTCCGACTACCCGCTGCTGGTGGGGCGCAACTTCCTCAAGGACGCCGCGGTGGTGGACGTGAGCCGCCAGCACGTGCAGGGCCGACCCCGGGACCGCTCGTACAAGTAG